The following are encoded in a window of Urocitellus parryii isolate mUroPar1 chromosome 7, mUroPar1.hap1, whole genome shotgun sequence genomic DNA:
- the Tmem132e gene encoding transmembrane protein 132E, with product MAPGMSGRGGAALLCLSALLAHASSRSHPASPSPPGPPASPVLPVSYRLSHTRLAFFLREARPPSPAVVNGSLQRSEPFVVFQTKELPVLNVSLGPFSTSQVVARELLQPSSTLDIPERLTVNWKVRAFIVRARVPASQPVAQVLFYVAGRDWDDFGVTERLPCVRLHAFRDAREVKSSCRLSGGLATCLVRAELPLAWFGPPAPAVPPSARRKSPDGLEPEAAGESQQAELYYTLHAPDAAGGCGGSRRAPGQGMGARAESPTQHPLLRIGSISLFRPPPRRALQEHRLDSNLMIRLPDRPLKPGEVLSILLYLAPNSSSPSSPSVEHFTLRVKAKKGVTLLGTKSRSVQWHVTSELLTGAKHSTATVDVAWAQGTPLPPWEGQGPLEILQLDFEMENFTSHSVKRRIMWHIDYRGHGALPDLERAVTELTVIQRDVQAILPLAMDTEIINTAILTGRTVAIPVKVIAIEVTGLVLDVSTLVDCESDNEDIIKVSSSCDYVFVSGKESRGSMNARVTFRYDVLSAPLEMTVWVPKLPLHIELSDARLSQVKGWRVPILPDRRSARESEDEDEEEEERRQSVSRGCTLQYQHATLQVFTQFHTTSSEGTDQVVTMLGPDWLVEVTDLVSDFMRVGDPRVAHMVDSSTLAGLEPGTTPFKVVSPLTEAVLGETLLTVTEEKVSITQLQAQVVASLTLSLRPSPGSSHTILATTAAQQTLTFPKQEALLSLWLSYSDGTTAPLSLYSPRDYGLLVSSLDERVATVTQDRAFPLVVAEAEGAGELLRAELTIAESCQKTKRKSVLATTPVGLRVHFGRDEEDPTYDYPGPSQPGPGGGEDEARGAGPPGTGGPALAAPGLGTSAVPPTEDFLPLPTGFLQMPRGLTDLEIGMYALLGVFCLAILVFLINCIVFVLRYRHKRIPPEGQTSMDHSHHWVFLGNGQPLRVQGELSPPAGNPLETVPACCHGDHHSSGSSQTSVQSQVHGRGDGSSGGSTRDQAEDPASSPTSKRKRVKFTTFTTLPSEELAYDSVPAGEEDEEDEEDLGWGCPDVAGAKRATPPPDLHNYMRRIKEIA from the exons CCTCCAGCCGCTCCCACCCTGCCAGTCCCAGCCCACCCGGGCCTCCGGCCAGCCCGGTGCTGCCGGTCAGTTACCGCCTGTCGCACACACGTCTGGCCTTCTTCCTGCGGGAGGCGCGGCCCCCATCGCCAGCAGTGGTCAACGGCTCCCTGCAGCGCTCCGAGCCCTTCGTGGTGTTCCAGACCAAGGAGCTGCCGGTGCTCAACGTCTCCCTGGGGCCCTTCAGCACCAGCCAGGTGGTAGCGCGGGAGCTGCTGCAGCCCTCCAGCACCCTGGACATCCCCGAGCGCCTGACGGTCAACTGGAAGGTGCGGGCCTTCATCGTCCGCGCCCGGGTGCCCGCCTCGCAGCCCGTGGCGCAGGTGCTCTTCTACGTGGCCGGCAGAGACTGGGATGATTTTGGGGTCACCGAGCGCTTGCCCTGTGTCCGCCTGCACGCCTTCAGGGATGCCCGGGAGGTCAAGAGCTCCTGCCGTCTCAGTGGAGGCCTGGCCACCTGCCTTGTGCGGGCCGAGCTGCCCCTGGCCTGGTTTGGACCCCCGGCCCCCGCGGTGCCCCCCAGCGCCCGCCGCAAGTCCCCCGATGGGCTGGAGCCTGAGGCCGCGGGCGAGAGCCAGCAGGCTGAGCTCTACTACACCCTCCACGCCCCCGATGCGGCGGGCGGCTGCGGGGGCTCACGGCGGGCACCTGGGCAGGGGATGGGAGCGCGCGCTGAAAGCCCCACGCAGCACCCCTTGCTGCGCATCGGGAGCATCAGCCTCTTCCGCCCGCCACCCCGGAGGGCGCTGCAGGAGCACAGGCTGGACAGCAACCTGATGATCCGCCTGCCCGACAGGCCGCTCAAGCCGGGGGAGGTACTGAGCATTCTCCTCTACCTGGCCCCCAACTCCTCCTCGCCCTCCAGCCCCAGCGTGGAGCATTTCACACTCAG GGTGAAGGCCAAAAAGGGTGTGACCCTTCTAGGTACCAAGTCACGAAGTGTCCAGTGGCATGTGACCTCAGAGCTGCTGACAGGGGCAAAGCACTCAACAGCCACTGTGGATGTGGCCTGGGCCCAGGGCACTCCCCTGCCCCCCTG GGAGGGCCAGGGCCCCCTGGAGATTCTACAGCTAGACTTTGAGATGGAGAACTTCACCAGCCATTCGGTCAAGCGGAGAATCATGTGGCACATCGACTACCGTGGCCACGGTGCCCTACCTGACCTGGAGCGGGCAGTCACCGAGCTGACGGTCATCCAGCGGGATGTGCAAGCCATTCTGCCCCTAGCAATG GATACGGAGATCATCAACACAGCCATCTTGACGGGCAGGACCGTGGCCATCCCTGTGAAAGTCATCGCCATCGAAGTGACAGGCCTTGTGCTAGATGTCTCCACCCTCGTGGACTGCGAGTCTGACAACGAGGACATCATCAAG gtTTCCAGCAGCTGTGACTATGTATTTGTGAGCGGAAAGGAGTCTCGAGGGTCCATGAACGCCAGGGTCACCTTCCGCTACGACGTCCTCAGCGCCCCCCTGGAAATGACAGTCTGGGTCCCCAAGCTGCCTCTGCACATCGAGCTCTCGGATGCTCGCCTCAGCCAAGTGAAGGGCTGGAGGGTACCTATCCTCCCCGACCGCAG GTCAGCCCGGGAAAGTGAAGacgaggatgaggaggaagaggagcggCGGCAGAGCGTGAGCCGGGGCTGTACCCTACAGTACCAGCATGCCACCCTGCAGGTCTTCACCCAGTTCCACACAACGTCGTCTGAGGGCACTGACCAGGTGGTCACCATGCTGGGCCCAGACTGGTTGGTGGAGGTCACGGATTTGGTCAGTGACTTCATGCGGGTAGGCGACCCCCGAGTGGCACACATGGTGGACAGTAGCACGCTGGCTGGACTGGAGCCAGGCACCACCCCCTTTAAG GTGGTGTCCCCACTGACGGAGGCGGTGCTAGGGGAGACGCTGCTGACAGTGACAGAGGAGAAGGTCAGCATCACACAGCTGCAGGCCCAGGTGGTGGCCAGCCTGACCCTCTCCCTGCGGCCCAGCCCCGGAAGCAGCCACACCATCCTGGCCACCACAGCCGCACAGCAGACCCTCACCTTCCCCAAGCAG GAAgccctcctgagcctctggctCTCCTATAGTGATGGCACCACGGCCCCACTCTCCCTTTACAGCCCACGGGACTACGGGCTACTGGTGAGCAGCCTGGATGAGCGAGTGGCCACCGTCACTCAGGACCGGGCCTTCCCGCTGGTGGTAGCTGAGGCCGAGGGGGCCGGGGAGCTGCTCCGCGCCGAGCTCACGATTGCCGAGAGCTGCCAGAAAACCAAGCGCAAGAGCGTGCTGGCCACGACCCCCGTGGGCCTGCGAGTGCACTTCGGGAGGGACGAAGAGGATCCCACTTACGACTACCCAGGCCCTAGCCAGCCGGGACCCGGCGGGGGCGAGGACGAGGCCCGGGGAGCCGGTCCTCCAGGCACAGGGGGCCCTGCGCTGGCGGCCCCTGGACTGGGCACCTCCGCGGTGCCACCCACAGAGGACTTCTTGCCGCTGCCCACGGGCTTCCTGCAGATGCCCCGGGGTCTGACCGATCTGGAGATCGGCATGTATGCACTGCTGGGCGTCTTCTGCCTCGCCATCCTAGTCTTTCTCATCAACTGCATCGTCTTCGTGCTGCGCTACCGACACAAGCGCATCCCGCCCGAGGGCCAGACCAGCATGGACCACTCTCACCACTGGGTGTTCCTGGGCAACGGGCAGCCGCTTCGGGTGCAAGGGGAGCTCTCGCCGCCTGCCGGCAACCCCCTGGAGACCGTGCCTGCCTGCTGCCACGGGGACCACCACAGTAGCGGCAGCTCCCAGACCAGCGTCCAGAGCCAGGTGCACGGACGCGGCGACGGCTCCTCGGGCGGCTCCACCCGGGACCAGGCCGAGGACCCCGCCAGCTCTCCCACCTCCAAGCGCAAGCGGGTCAAGTTCACCACGTTCACTACGCTGCCCTCGGAGGAGCTGGCCTATGACTCTGTGCCAGCCGGCGAAGAGGACGAGGAGGATGAAGAGGACCTGGGTTGGGGCTGCCCCGACGTGGCGGGCGCCAAGCGGGCCACTCCGCCCCCGGACCTGCACAATTACATGCGCAGAATCAAAGAGATTGCTTAG